DNA sequence from the Ghiorsea bivora genome:
ACGGTTACACCCAACGTAATATTTTTTTCTTTGCCGATTTCATTCAGTACCCACACAGTCTTGTGAACACCTTGATTATCTTGCCAATAACGGATACGTAAACCCGTATACTCGTGTTGCAATATCGCTGCGAGCTTGGCTTTTAGTGTTTTGTCCAACCAAATCACTTTCGCCTTGGGAGGATGACCTGAAAACTGTGTTTTCACAAAAGACATGGGATCCAAATATATGTTATCGGCATGAGCAGGGCTAAATGCACCAGCTAAGCTCCATGCCGACAACATAAATACAAAAAAGGTACGCATTAAAACTGATAACCCAGGCCCATGTTAAAACCATCTTGGTTGCCAGCTAACGTATTCTGCTGCTGCACATCAAATTTAAATACGACATCTTCATGCGGCCAATAGTTGGCACCAACATCATATTGGACTTTATCCCCAGCACCTGTGTCATCCCATATATTTTGCCTAACAAATACACCCCAAGAAGAAGATGGTCTATAACTGGCCTCCAATACAGAACCTTGTGTATCCACACCGTTTTCAATGCGCCAATTGGAAAATAAAGCTGTAAGCTTGATGTCAGCCAACTGATAAATAACATGCCCTTCAACCAAGGTTGCAGCACCCAAACCACCTGTCTGCTGATCCATATCTTCTTGCTGATTGATGCTTGCACTTACTGTTAACCCTGCCAAACCTGTATATTGCAAACGCCCCGTATATGCTACTGTATCAGCCACAGCATTGGCTACACCTTGCCGACCTGCTCGCACTGATGTTGTTGTATTAAGCCCAGAATGTACAGCCACATCCCACGACAATCCATGAAGCGAATTCGCTGAATACATCACCCCACCTTCTCGCCAAGTGGTTGGAATAATATATTTCTCAATGGGATTGCGCTCTGTACCATAAAAGGTTGACGGCTCATGGGTTTCATTAACAATACCTACAGGCATCAAAAACATACCTACTTTAATCGACCCAAAGTTTTGATCCAGCTGTAAAAAAGCTTGCTCCAGCTCTATCGCACCAACTTGACCTGAACCCGCAATCGCATGCTCTAATTCCAGTTCAGAATAAAACTTTATCCGGTCTGAAAACGTATGCTCGACAAATAAAACAAACCTATGAAAATCCAGTTCATTACTGCCGTTTTGTCGGTTGTTGTAATGCATCTCACCGTATCCACCAAGTGAAGTCTTCGATGGTGCAACACTTTGCGATTCCACATAATCGGCCAAAGCATTCAACTGCGATTCAAGTTCCGCAATTTTACTTTCATTCGCCATCGCTATCGATGCTCCTATGGGCAGTGTCATAAATAACAATGCTGTTTTTATCATTTTTTCCATTTTATTTTCTCCTTATATTTTAACAAGGCGGAACGATAGTGATAATGATTATCATTTGCAATAGTTTTTTTATTTTTGCTCAAAGACTCCCCCTTGAATCCTCAAAAAGCTGACCATATATTTTAAACAAGAAGGTCGCATAATAGTTTTTACATTGAAAAGAAGGAGGTACTAAAATGACACTTATGCGTAAAACACCTTGGCAAGACTTAGAAGTATTACAACATCGTTTGGGTGATATATTCGGTGATGTCACACCTTCAACCACACAAAACACTGAGCAATGGATACCTGCGGTTGATATTCGTGAAACTGATGATGCACTCAACATGCATGTAGAACTTCCTGGCATCGATAAAAAAGATATTACGATTGAAGTAAAAGATGGTGTATTGAGTATATCTGGTGAACGGCGTTACGAAAAAGACGTGAAAGAAGAAAACGCGCACCGCATTGAACGTGCTTACGGTCGCTTTACACGCAGCTTTAGCTTACCCCGTAATGTCAATGCTGATGCCGTGGAAGCCAGCATGCAAGATGGCGTATTACATGTTCGCTTACCAAAATTAGAAAGCGCAAAACCAAAAGCCATTGCCATCAAATAACTGCTACGGAAGCATTGTATAAACTTCCGCTTATAGCCCCGTTCGTACGGGGCTTTTTTATGGGAAGCGCTTATTTATTCAGTGCTTCCGTGCAGCCCATGAACGGGCTGCCAAATCAATAGCCTAAGCGTTTGATTTGTAAGATAAAGGAAAACCGCGCTTTTCCTTTCTCGCCCTGATTTTTGGCTGGATGCCAATAAATCAGCATCTCATTATGATTTCACCAAGGTTTCGAAGGTAAACCTGAAGCCACCCAAGCCTCTTGCCACCATGCATAATAGAGCTCAAAATCACCACGCTCTGCCAAAGATGTGGCTGAAAACACCGTGCCTGACCATAACCAAGCTGTAATCAAAGCAAAAAATACAGTCACAGGCCCCATATCGCGCCTTGCTGCCCAAAATGTAAGAATAAGAAGTGGCCATACCAACATCGCTGCCACACCCGCATCACGCCACCGTCCAAGCCAAACATGACCAGCCCCAGGTATAATGGCTGCCAATAAACCAGGCATGATAGAATCTTCAACTGCAGGTATAGGATGCTGCTGCAACCAGTCTTGCATCAATATATCATACTGGTTACGACTGTTGGGGATTAAAGTATTGTACGTGCTATTGACCTTTGCATCACGTCTTAATTTTAAAAGGCGCTTGGCAATATCAAAACGCTGCGTCCACACC
Encoded proteins:
- a CDS encoding FMN-binding protein — protein: MRTFFVFMLSAWSLAGAFSPAHADNIYLDPMSFVKTQFSGHPPKAKVIWLDKTLKAKLAAILQHEYTGLRIRYWQDNQGVHKTVWVLNEIGKEKNITLGVTVINKKIKIVKVLAFRESRGWEIKHDFFTQQFKDVFLKDDKSLSHTIDGITGATLSVRAVKKMTTMALLLDSLVQP
- a CDS encoding Hsp20/alpha crystallin family protein, with product MTLMRKTPWQDLEVLQHRLGDIFGDVTPSTTQNTEQWIPAVDIRETDDALNMHVELPGIDKKDITIEVKDGVLSISGERRYEKDVKEENAHRIERAYGRFTRSFSLPRNVNADAVEASMQDGVLHVRLPKLESAKPKAIAIK